In one Lolium rigidum isolate FL_2022 chromosome 3, APGP_CSIRO_Lrig_0.1, whole genome shotgun sequence genomic region, the following are encoded:
- the LOC124700214 gene encoding transcription factor TB1-like yields the protein MFPLYDSPSPMDIPLYQQLQLSPPSPKEPDHQSFPYYHSSPAFAADIFHNSYLGAGAGATVATPLPAEIDSPTELLLMDQAPAPRTDGVRNAQGLHGGGGIDSEAAAAAAARKDRHSKICTAGGMRDRRMRLSLDVARKFFALQDMLGFDKASKTVQWLLNMSKGAIREVMTDEASSDCEEDGSSSLSVVDGKPKPPALEVGRADHAEGKKPAARARKTPANPKPPRKLASAHAIPDKESRTKARERARERTREKNRMKWVTLASTINLESPASAAARADELIMSPSNLNRSSSRNTGSAEFEERCSSSLPSETSDAIMAAGFSNGGYGGGSGSGSSSYYEYQLEQQWELGGVVFANSRLY from the coding sequence ATGTTTCCTCTCTATGATTCCCCAAGCCCCATGGACATACCACTTTACCAACAGCTGCAGCTCAGCCCCCCCTCGCCAAAGGAACCGGACCACCAATCCTTCCCCTACTACCATTCCTCCCCTGCATTCGCCGCCGACATCTTCCACAACAGTTACCttggtgccggtgccggtgccacTGTCGCGACGCCGCTCCCTGCGGAGATTGACTCGCCGACAGAGCTGCTGCTGATGGATCAGGCGCCGGCGCCAAGGACGGACGGCGTCCGAAATGCGCAAGGCCTGCACGGCGGTGGAGGCATCGacagcgaggcggcggcggccgccgccgcaagGAAAGATCGCCACAGTAAGATATGCACAGCCGGCGGCATGAGGGACCGGCGGATGCGGCTGTCTCTTGATGTCGCCCGCAAGTTCTTCGCGCTCCAGGACATGCTAGGCTTCGACAAGGCCAGCAAGACGGTGCAATGGCTCCTCAACATGTCCAAGGGGGCCATCAGGGAGGTCATGACCGATGAGGCGTCCTCCGACTGTGAGGAGGACGGCTCCAGCAGCCTCTCCGTCGTCGACGGCAAGCCCAAGCCGCCGGCGCTGGAGGTCGGTAGAGCTGATCACGCCGAGGGGAAGAAGCCGGCGGCAAGGGCAAGAAAGACACCTGCCAACCCGAAACCACCGAGGAAATTGGCGAGCGCGCACGCGATCCCTGACAAGGAGTCGAGGACGAAGGCAAGGGAGAGGGCGAGGGAGCGGACGAGGGAGAAGAACCGGATGAAATGGGTGACGCTTGCGTCCACGATTAACCTCGAATCGCCCGCAAGCGCGGCGGCGAGAGCGGACGAGCTGATCATGAGCCCAAGCAATTTGAACCGCTCGTCCTCCAGGAACACGGGAAGCGCTGAATTTGAGGAGAGGTGCTCGTCGTCACTGCCGAGCGAGACCAGCGACGCGATCATGGCCGCTGGATTCAGCAATGGAGGATAcggaggcggcagcggcagcggcagcagcagctacTACGAGTACCAGCTGGAGCAGCAATGGGAGCTCGGTGGAGTCGTGTTTGCCAATTCGCGGCTCTACTGA